The proteins below come from a single Treponema phagedenis genomic window:
- a CDS encoding beta-N-acetylhexosaminidase: MTDSFLSLLFASLSEDLQAKLTSNPLFKKKRRYVQIENEPHDIAVLDTEDAILLQYTHPYQAGRCIALFFESLAFDLPLPRKEKSRYQSLGLMIDCSRNGVLLPAAFKRLLPHLSLMGYSSVQLYMEDTFTIDEYPYFGYQRGRYTQNELRELDAYAKEYGIELIPAVQTLAHLQQVLKWQAFANLRDCNDILLIDSEETYAFISAMFKSLTESVSSKKINIGMDEAAMVGLGRYLDLHGYTNRYELMLRHFRTVHALAEKQGFTSVYLWSDVFFKLATGESYFSKNLSLHAIDKNIAADIPAGSRLLFWDYALRPSEDYELPMQIHKAFCNNAGFAAGAWKWASFFTCNQFSIAAAVSVHGAAKKTGIQELLVTAWGDDGNEASLFSVLPAVSAWAELCWADSLELLPRRFALCCNADFESFLSLDEPILTPDNPAPGKCTVNPSKYILYQDILAPLFESHIQGESTYAHYRQCAEKMKQAEAKNPAWKELFQTGFALSDILAEKSILPQKIRRAYEAKDSAKLKEIAEKDLPALAQKIQNFISIYSRQWQAENKIFGLDVFDLRMGGLLQRITRAQERLVLYAKGTLRELPELNQKPLSFDPEYPNAMYSPGWKNIATASVL; encoded by the coding sequence ATGACAGACTCATTTTTATCGTTGCTTTTTGCAAGCCTTTCCGAAGATTTGCAGGCTAAATTAACAAGCAATCCGCTTTTTAAGAAAAAACGCCGCTATGTTCAAATTGAAAACGAGCCGCATGATATTGCGGTTCTCGATACGGAAGACGCAATCCTGTTGCAGTATACACACCCGTATCAAGCCGGCAGGTGTATTGCTCTTTTTTTTGAAAGTCTTGCCTTTGACCTGCCTCTGCCTCGCAAAGAAAAGAGCCGCTATCAAAGTCTCGGGCTGATGATTGACTGTTCCCGAAACGGCGTTTTATTGCCTGCGGCATTTAAGCGGCTGCTGCCGCATCTCTCGCTGATGGGATATTCGTCCGTGCAATTATATATGGAAGATACTTTCACGATTGATGAGTACCCGTATTTCGGCTATCAGCGGGGGCGGTATACTCAAAACGAGTTGCGGGAACTGGATGCTTATGCAAAAGAGTATGGCATAGAGCTTATTCCTGCGGTGCAAACCCTTGCGCATTTGCAACAGGTGCTGAAATGGCAGGCGTTTGCAAACTTGCGGGATTGTAATGACATTCTCTTAATTGACAGCGAGGAAACCTATGCCTTTATTTCCGCAATGTTTAAAAGTTTGACCGAATCGGTTAGCTCGAAAAAAATAAATATCGGTATGGACGAGGCTGCTATGGTCGGACTCGGCAGATATTTGGACTTGCACGGCTATACTAATCGATATGAGCTTATGCTGCGGCATTTTCGTACTGTGCATGCGCTTGCGGAAAAACAGGGATTTACCTCCGTGTATCTTTGGAGCGATGTTTTTTTTAAGCTTGCCACCGGAGAAAGCTATTTTTCCAAAAATTTGAGTTTGCACGCAATAGACAAAAATATTGCCGCCGACATTCCCGCCGGCAGCCGTTTATTGTTTTGGGATTATGCGCTGCGCCCGAGCGAGGATTATGAGTTGCCAATGCAGATTCATAAAGCGTTTTGTAATAATGCGGGTTTTGCGGCGGGCGCATGGAAGTGGGCAAGTTTTTTTACCTGCAATCAATTCAGCATAGCGGCTGCCGTCTCCGTGCACGGGGCGGCAAAAAAGACCGGCATACAAGAGCTGTTGGTAACCGCTTGGGGCGATGACGGCAACGAGGCGTCGCTGTTTTCGGTTTTGCCTGCGGTGTCTGCTTGGGCGGAGCTTTGCTGGGCGGATTCGCTTGAGCTGCTGCCTCGGCGGTTTGCCCTCTGCTGCAATGCGGACTTTGAAAGTTTTTTAAGCCTTGATGAGCCAATCCTCACGCCGGATAATCCCGCACCTGGAAAATGTACGGTCAATCCGAGTAAGTATATTTTGTATCAGGATATTCTTGCGCCCTTATTTGAAAGTCATATTCAAGGGGAAAGCACCTATGCGCACTATCGTCAATGCGCTGAAAAAATGAAACAGGCTGAGGCAAAAAATCCCGCATGGAAGGAGTTGTTTCAAACGGGTTTTGCCTTGTCGGATATTCTTGCGGAAAAAAGCATTTTACCGCAAAAGATTCGGCGTGCCTATGAAGCAAAGGACAGTGCCAAGCTCAAAGAAATTGCCGAAAAGGATTTGCCCGCATTGGCGCAAAAGATTCAAAACTTTATTTCTATTTACTCGCGGCAATGGCAGGCGGAAAATAAAATATTCGGTTTAGATGTCTTTGATTTGCGCATGGGCGGACTGTTGCAGCGGATTACACGCGCACAAGAAAGGCTTGTTCTGTATGCAAAAGGAACGCTGCGGGAACTCCCCGAGCTTAATCAAAAGCCTTTGAGCTTTGACCCTGAATATCCGAACGCCATGTATTCGCCGGGCTGGAAAAACATTGCTACCGCTTCCGTGCTGTAA
- a CDS encoding D-alanyl-D-alanine carboxypeptidase family protein has protein sequence MQTGKKRSLFYFFLILVVVVFWTSVGSLFLFSRAKKLQNHTALPLSAEEQVLLLEDFYAKYKVEGTPQLANLCPAALMRETKMQNPAPILAAQSVIVANADTGQLLYEYQADRKIPPASLTKLVAMYVAMQAIDSGEITLDQVVVPPRESWAENIPPGSSLLFLGPNQQLTVSELLRGMAVVSGNDAAIALAHTVSGSVPKFVERMNQAVKTLGLKHTVFTEPSGLSEENYTTARDFARFCLVYLREYPENLERFHALQELTYPLSHNVKNLISITQPATNTLLGKLKGCDGLKTGFIYESGFNIALTCKRAGTRILAVILGGAGKTIAQGRAIREKDGEKIMNWAFHNFQTYPLIIEKKALAQIPVIGAARQSSQASVYPIIVFGRFAQNKTTVFRLNEKNTDNSSTELLHLQIHLPKQLYAPLDKGEVIGTAYLMRTVDGKEFPYGSFPLIADRDVSAASDLSKKLDILSLKLFGK, from the coding sequence ATGCAAACCGGAAAAAAACGCAGTTTATTTTATTTTTTTCTCATTTTGGTTGTGGTAGTTTTTTGGACAAGTGTCGGTTCGTTATTCCTTTTTAGCCGAGCAAAAAAATTACAAAACCATACCGCTCTTCCCCTTTCGGCTGAAGAACAAGTCTTACTTCTTGAAGACTTTTACGCAAAATACAAGGTAGAGGGGACTCCTCAGCTTGCCAACCTTTGTCCGGCAGCTTTGATGCGCGAAACAAAAATGCAGAATCCCGCACCGATACTTGCGGCGCAGTCGGTGATTGTCGCCAATGCGGATACCGGACAACTTTTATACGAATATCAAGCGGACAGAAAAATTCCGCCCGCATCGCTTACCAAGCTTGTTGCAATGTATGTTGCGATGCAAGCAATTGATTCCGGTGAAATCACCCTTGATCAGGTTGTTGTTCCGCCAAGAGAATCTTGGGCGGAGAATATTCCGCCCGGCTCGTCGTTACTTTTTTTAGGCCCTAATCAGCAGCTTACCGTATCGGAACTGTTGCGCGGTATGGCGGTTGTTTCGGGGAATGATGCGGCAATTGCGCTTGCTCATACGGTCTCGGGCTCTGTTCCGAAATTTGTGGAGCGCATGAACCAAGCGGTAAAAACACTTGGTTTAAAGCACACGGTTTTTACGGAACCAAGCGGTTTAAGCGAAGAAAACTATACCACCGCAAGGGATTTTGCCCGTTTTTGCCTTGTGTATCTCCGGGAATATCCCGAAAATCTTGAACGCTTTCATGCGCTGCAAGAATTAACCTATCCGCTTTCTCACAATGTAAAAAACCTGATTTCGATCACGCAGCCGGCAACAAACACGTTGCTTGGTAAATTAAAAGGCTGCGACGGACTGAAAACCGGTTTTATCTATGAATCGGGTTTTAACATTGCGCTTACCTGCAAAAGGGCGGGCACCAGAATACTTGCGGTAATTCTTGGCGGAGCGGGAAAAACAATTGCTCAAGGAAGGGCAATACGGGAAAAAGATGGTGAAAAAATAATGAACTGGGCTTTTCACAATTTTCAAACCTACCCGCTCATTATTGAAAAAAAAGCTTTAGCTCAGATCCCCGTAATTGGAGCTGCACGTCAAAGCAGTCAAGCATCGGTATATCCGATTATTGTATTCGGAAGGTTTGCTCAAAATAAAACCACTGTTTTCCGTTTAAACGAAAAAAACACCGACAATTCCTCAACCGAATTGCTTCATTTGCAAATACATTTACCAAAACAATTATACGCTCCCCTTGATAAGGGGGAAGTTATCGGTACTGCATATCTTATGCGAACCGTAGACGGAAAAGAATTTCCCTACGGAAGTTTTCCGCTTATTGCAGATCGGGATGTTTCCGCCGCAAGCGACTTAAGTAAAAAGCTCGATATTTTGAGTTTAAAGCTTTTCGGAAAATAA
- the fusA gene encoding elongation factor G — translation MSVSTNDIRTIVIAGHGQSGKTSLTESLLAVSGVIQKPEAVQGGKTVSDYTPEEIERKISIYASLVHLPWKNKTINFWDTPGSSDFIGEVVTAFRSSEIALVLLDSRSGVQIETIKYWRDLDRRNKSRMVFVNKMDEERADFAHCISDIKKQFSVEAFPVTFPMGKGADFKGIVDVLKGKAYEISADGKEKEVDIPAEYMDEYKRQLEILAGAAAEGDEELLIKFIDEGELTSEEIAHGLTLAIKDNRIVPAFAGSALKQSGLTSLLNFITDILPSAEGYLERAEKGEEAVTVKVDETAPLSALVVKTANDQFSGRLSYLKVITGILNADSEVYNVNEQKKERIGKLYRPLGKKLVEIRELVAGDIGVAVKLANAKTNDTFTATADGLPFVKLRTPEPIYSIAVSANEKKNDDKLSEQLFKACEEDMTLSFQFNPETKQNVFSGMGDLHTGIILDRIKKQNKIEIETSVPRIAYRETIRQKAQAEYTHKKQSGGHGQFGRVVLAIQPLARGEHYSFANAVFGGAISKGYIPGVEKGVKEAMEHGVLAGYPVVDVGSTVLDGKEHPVDSSEMAFKIAARNAFKDAMRNAGPILLEPIMNLTVYVDTQYLGDIMSDLSSRRGKILGQSSLANGIEEIRSQVPHKELLRYAIDLRSMTSGTGSFEMSFDHYDPISGKIADEVIAAAKAFIEEQKEE, via the coding sequence ATGAGTGTTTCAACAAATGATATTCGAACAATAGTTATTGCAGGACATGGGCAATCAGGAAAAACAAGCCTTACGGAAAGTCTGCTTGCGGTTTCCGGAGTTATTCAAAAACCGGAAGCTGTTCAAGGAGGAAAAACAGTAAGTGATTATACTCCTGAGGAAATAGAGCGAAAGATTTCGATTTATGCTTCGCTTGTCCATCTCCCCTGGAAAAATAAGACTATCAATTTTTGGGATACTCCCGGTTCTTCCGATTTCATCGGAGAGGTTGTAACAGCATTTCGCTCCTCGGAAATTGCCTTGGTTTTATTGGACTCTCGCTCGGGAGTTCAGATCGAAACAATTAAATACTGGCGCGATTTGGACAGACGAAATAAATCCCGCATGGTTTTTGTAAATAAAATGGATGAAGAGCGCGCTGATTTTGCACATTGTATCAGCGATATAAAAAAACAATTTTCGGTAGAAGCATTTCCGGTTACGTTCCCGATGGGAAAGGGCGCTGATTTTAAAGGGATTGTGGATGTTTTAAAAGGAAAGGCGTATGAAATATCAGCCGACGGAAAAGAAAAAGAAGTTGATATTCCTGCCGAGTATATGGATGAGTATAAACGCCAGCTTGAAATATTGGCGGGAGCCGCTGCTGAAGGCGATGAAGAGTTGTTAATTAAATTCATTGATGAAGGAGAGCTTACTAGTGAAGAAATTGCACACGGCTTAACACTTGCAATAAAAGACAATCGGATTGTTCCGGCTTTTGCAGGCTCCGCCCTTAAACAATCAGGGTTAACATCTTTATTAAATTTTATCACGGATATTCTACCCTCTGCGGAAGGTTATCTTGAACGAGCGGAAAAAGGAGAAGAAGCGGTTACCGTTAAAGTAGACGAAACAGCGCCGCTTTCCGCTCTTGTGGTAAAAACCGCAAACGATCAATTTTCCGGACGACTTTCATACCTTAAAGTTATTACCGGTATTCTGAACGCCGACAGTGAAGTATATAATGTAAATGAGCAAAAAAAAGAAAGAATCGGTAAACTTTATCGCCCCCTAGGGAAAAAACTGGTAGAAATACGGGAACTTGTCGCAGGAGATATCGGCGTTGCGGTAAAGCTTGCGAATGCAAAAACAAATGATACTTTTACCGCGACGGCAGACGGTCTTCCTTTTGTTAAATTACGCACTCCGGAGCCGATTTACTCAATTGCGGTAAGTGCAAATGAAAAGAAAAATGATGATAAGCTAAGCGAACAGCTTTTTAAAGCATGTGAAGAAGACATGACGCTTTCTTTCCAATTTAACCCGGAAACAAAACAGAATGTTTTTTCAGGCATGGGCGATCTGCATACCGGCATTATTCTTGACCGCATAAAAAAGCAAAATAAGATAGAGATAGAAACTTCCGTACCGCGAATTGCCTATCGTGAAACAATCAGACAAAAGGCACAAGCCGAATACACGCATAAAAAACAATCGGGCGGGCACGGGCAGTTCGGGCGCGTAGTTCTTGCCATTCAGCCGCTTGCGCGCGGGGAGCACTATAGTTTTGCCAATGCGGTTTTCGGTGGCGCAATCTCCAAGGGCTATATTCCCGGTGTTGAAAAGGGCGTAAAAGAAGCGATGGAGCACGGCGTTTTGGCGGGCTACCCGGTAGTTGATGTAGGAAGCACCGTTCTTGATGGAAAAGAACACCCGGTAGACTCCTCTGAAATGGCATTTAAAATTGCAGCCCGCAATGCGTTCAAAGATGCAATGCGCAATGCAGGGCCGATTTTGCTTGAACCGATCATGAATTTAACCGTATATGTTGACACCCAGTATTTAGGTGATATCATGAGCGATCTTTCTTCCCGCAGAGGAAAAATACTCGGGCAATCTTCTTTGGCAAACGGCATTGAAGAAATTCGCTCACAGGTTCCGCATAAAGAACTTTTGCGCTATGCAATCGACCTTCGCTCTATGACCAGCGGCACCGGTTCATTTGAAATGAGTTTTGATCATTATGATCCGATTTCAGGAAAAATAGCCGATGAGGTTATCGCCGCTGCAAAAGCATTTATAGAAGAGCAGAAAGAAGAGTAG
- a CDS encoding DUF2147 domain-containing protein, giving the protein MKRVITICLAVLCMACVFSDPAEGFWKSLGRKKAVTGLWRFEVKDNVLYGTCVLAMKEPVDRILTKCKKNYKGYPLDIDLSTQRQIDVPLIYGVQKQSEGVWRDGHIIDARNGRLYTCHITFHPAGTENFKVDTLELRGEIGLGIGMSQYWEPTTAKEINQFILANIEKYGSEETKKNKEKFLVR; this is encoded by the coding sequence ATGAAACGTGTTATAACTATCTGTTTGGCAGTGCTGTGTATGGCTTGCGTCTTTTCCGACCCTGCCGAAGGTTTTTGGAAAAGTCTCGGAAGAAAAAAAGCAGTTACCGGTTTATGGCGTTTTGAGGTAAAAGACAATGTTTTATACGGCACCTGCGTGCTTGCGATGAAGGAACCGGTTGACAGAATTTTAACAAAATGCAAAAAAAACTATAAGGGGTACCCGCTTGATATCGATCTGAGTACTCAGAGGCAAATTGATGTTCCGCTGATTTACGGTGTTCAAAAACAATCCGAAGGAGTATGGCGTGACGGTCATATTATTGATGCTCGGAACGGAAGGTTATATACATGCCATATTACCTTTCATCCTGCCGGAACGGAAAACTTCAAGGTTGATACCCTGGAGTTGCGCGGAGAAATCGGGCTCGGTATCGGAATGAGTCAGTATTGGGAACCCACAACCGCCAAAGAAATAAATCAATTTATTTTGGCAAATATCGAAAAATACGGAAGCGAGGAAACCAAGAAAAATAAAGAAAAATTTTTGGTGCGTTAA
- a CDS encoding flagellar assembly lytic transglycosylase, with amino-acid sequence MKSLLNKQNLRNGKYHSAFLHKKFLFLCIVFCSSFFSCSTGSNIGKVFSALKDHDYSFFENPTKKTIKLVSRSGAGGLYFVGIHLKNAKNEEDAHKFFVQGTKGKAPFNLLCEEEAAITGTPEQRLLFIETALKTLSKQKTASKELIVKKEHLEDLQEELLFLLKRFDILKNSVKSIYIDTAFQAEKCEYFSEVLEAFPDLPEQFTDLVQARILLFYKDYRPAWQGFQKLLEDPVSVTEYLTDPVLSDIGRAALYGSQNAIEAAMLLRSISDTVKGASDLPKEQNLEFYTNFYAARLYTKAGSEGLKKALSLFQTAQQYAPTPADSDNTLWYYLDTLKKLSFNDFFTALTKTCGTWNDPNWFADLTDYTIVELVGRKQWQRLKILAEALENTALPDRQARIAYVLARSGMLSPEETTVAYQTAFQKDHYSFYYRILAANVLQIPLTDSLYKVRKQRNTHSFFSAEHSMEILRGYAVYELPDLIYPSIAKVYPNISVAEATELSHIQISQNRWADAIKIMSYALHSEDAVFDDEQLKLIYPRPWLDIVQKYAKQYGIAEYVLYALIRSESLFQPAVISHAGAIGLTQLMKPTAADIARKLKITEYDLTDPDTNIQFGTFFITDLIRRWDGAIMPALFSYNAGYARVRNWKKLQKDTPDDLFLETLAYGETRGYGRKILAAAVMYGYLYYNKTPAEIIAEIVGAHD; translated from the coding sequence TTGAAATCCCTCCTAAATAAGCAGAATCTGCGGAATGGAAAATACCATTCCGCATTTTTGCACAAAAAATTTCTTTTTTTATGCATTGTTTTTTGCAGTAGTTTTTTTTCTTGCTCAACAGGGAGCAACATTGGAAAAGTTTTCTCCGCTCTTAAAGATCACGATTATAGTTTTTTCGAAAATCCTACAAAAAAAACTATTAAACTTGTTTCCCGAAGCGGAGCAGGGGGGCTTTACTTTGTCGGTATTCATTTAAAAAATGCAAAAAACGAAGAAGATGCTCACAAGTTTTTTGTGCAAGGAACAAAAGGGAAAGCGCCTTTTAATCTACTTTGTGAAGAAGAAGCCGCCATAACCGGAACTCCTGAGCAACGACTCCTCTTTATTGAAACAGCGCTTAAAACTCTGTCAAAACAAAAAACAGCTTCTAAAGAACTTATAGTAAAAAAAGAGCATTTGGAAGACTTGCAGGAAGAGCTTTTATTTCTTTTAAAACGCTTTGATATACTTAAAAATTCAGTCAAAAGTATCTATATCGATACCGCTTTTCAGGCAGAAAAATGTGAGTATTTCTCGGAGGTGCTTGAAGCTTTTCCGGATTTACCCGAACAGTTTACCGATCTTGTGCAAGCTCGAATACTGCTTTTTTATAAAGATTATCGCCCCGCATGGCAAGGGTTTCAAAAGCTTTTAGAGGATCCTGTTTCCGTTACTGAATACCTTACTGACCCCGTGCTTTCCGATATAGGGCGGGCGGCATTATACGGTTCACAAAATGCAATAGAGGCGGCAATGCTATTGCGCTCGATATCCGATACGGTGAAGGGTGCAAGCGATTTACCAAAAGAACAAAATCTTGAGTTTTATACGAACTTTTATGCCGCAAGACTGTATACCAAAGCGGGTAGTGAAGGGCTAAAAAAAGCACTTTCGCTTTTTCAAACAGCACAACAATATGCACCAACTCCTGCCGATTCGGATAATACCCTTTGGTATTATCTTGATACACTGAAAAAATTAAGTTTTAATGATTTTTTTACCGCTCTTACAAAAACTTGTGGTACATGGAATGATCCTAATTGGTTTGCGGATCTTACTGATTACACAATTGTAGAGTTGGTCGGCAGAAAACAATGGCAAAGGTTAAAAATTCTTGCGGAAGCACTTGAAAACACTGCACTTCCCGACCGCCAAGCGCGAATTGCATATGTTTTAGCACGTTCAGGGATGCTTTCACCGGAAGAGACAACTGTTGCGTATCAAACCGCATTTCAAAAAGATCACTATTCTTTTTATTACCGAATACTTGCCGCAAATGTTTTGCAGATCCCTTTAACCGATTCTTTATATAAGGTACGAAAACAGCGCAATACACATAGTTTTTTCTCTGCGGAGCATTCTATGGAAATTCTTCGTGGTTATGCGGTATATGAGTTACCAGATTTAATTTATCCTTCAATCGCAAAAGTATATCCCAATATCTCTGTGGCTGAGGCAACGGAGTTGTCTCATATTCAGATAAGCCAAAACCGTTGGGCTGATGCAATAAAAATCATGTCGTATGCACTTCACTCGGAAGATGCGGTTTTTGACGATGAACAGTTAAAGCTGATTTATCCTCGTCCATGGCTTGATATTGTGCAAAAATACGCAAAACAATACGGTATTGCAGAGTATGTACTGTACGCTCTTATCAGAAGTGAGAGCCTTTTTCAGCCTGCAGTTATTTCACATGCGGGAGCAATAGGTTTAACGCAGCTGATGAAACCGACCGCCGCAGATATTGCACGAAAGCTAAAAATAACCGAATATGATCTTACCGATCCCGATACCAATATTCAGTTCGGTACATTTTTTATTACGGATCTTATTCGCAGATGGGACGGGGCGATTATGCCTGCACTGTTTTCGTATAATGCCGGCTATGCACGTGTTCGTAATTGGAAAAAACTCCAAAAAGATACTCCTGACGACTTGTTTTTAGAAACCTTAGCATATGGAGAAACGCGCGGGTACGGAAGAAAGATTCTTGCCGCAGCGGTAATGTATGGATATTTATATTATAATAAAACGCCCGCAGAAATCATTGCTGAAATAGTTGGAGCACACGACTGA
- a CDS encoding Hsp70 family protein, protein MASKIGIKLADGRFFPIMDENSLSSEELELTTVRDNQTSVQINLFKKQDVAEPEYIGSLIVEDIKAKPAGDPTIELKLSLDEDKNLSAEAIDVDSGTRQGLKVSLETLDSNAFDIPDFDLSPVNDNIDFGSDPSFDNLAFSAAQESEQKKEKEYKQDHKYEEKEKRGLPLWLLIILVLLGIAILVLAILLLTRSIGRSSKEQDSPAPVEKTIDKKDTEQIESERTQGKTTEPPKPAESEIKATESVQVEKEPDVVQIETKQDEVQKPVQETVQKPAEEPVQKLAQVQETVEKPIADKKETRPEPVTPGAAVRHKIKWGDTLWDLSDTYYKNPWLYKKIARHNKIKNPDLIISGRYIEIPPK, encoded by the coding sequence ATGGCTTCTAAAATAGGCATAAAGCTTGCAGATGGAAGATTTTTCCCTATTATGGACGAAAATAGTTTAAGTTCGGAAGAGCTTGAGCTTACAACAGTTCGTGATAATCAAACAAGCGTACAAATTAACTTATTTAAAAAACAGGATGTGGCGGAGCCTGAATATATCGGATCGCTTATTGTTGAAGATATTAAGGCGAAACCTGCAGGAGATCCCACAATTGAACTTAAATTAAGCTTAGATGAAGATAAAAATCTTTCGGCTGAAGCTATAGATGTGGATTCCGGTACGAGGCAAGGGCTGAAGGTTTCTTTAGAAACACTGGATTCCAATGCTTTCGATATTCCCGACTTTGATCTTTCTCCGGTAAACGATAATATCGATTTTGGAAGCGACCCCTCTTTTGATAATCTTGCTTTTTCTGCAGCACAGGAATCGGAGCAAAAAAAAGAAAAAGAGTACAAACAAGACCATAAATATGAAGAAAAAGAAAAACGCGGACTTCCGCTTTGGCTTTTAATTATTTTAGTTCTTTTGGGCATTGCAATCCTTGTATTAGCCATTCTCTTGCTTACAAGAAGCATCGGTCGATCAAGCAAAGAGCAAGACTCTCCCGCTCCGGTAGAAAAAACAATTGATAAAAAAGATACGGAGCAAATAGAATCGGAGCGCACACAAGGGAAGACAACCGAACCGCCAAAACCTGCGGAATCAGAAATAAAGGCAACAGAGTCTGTGCAAGTTGAAAAAGAGCCTGATGTTGTTCAAATAGAGACAAAACAGGACGAAGTGCAAAAACCTGTGCAGGAAACTGTTCAAAAACCAGCAGAAGAGCCCGTTCAAAAGCTTGCTCAGGTACAAGAAACTGTTGAAAAACCGATAGCTGATAAAAAAGAAACACGCCCCGAGCCGGTAACTCCCGGAGCCGCTGTGCGACATAAGATTAAGTGGGGTGATACCTTATGGGATTTATCGGATACTTATTATAAGAATCCATGGTTGTATAAAAAAATTGCGCGGCATAATAAAATTAAAAACCCTGATCTTATTATTTCAGGAAGATATATTGAAATCCCTCCTAAATAA
- a CDS encoding AAA family ATPase, which produces MLTKFSVKNFKNFKDWLTFDFTNTKNYEFNKECIRGEVIKTALIYGINGCGKSNLGLALFDIIFHLTDMEKVWKIYGDYRNAKAKNAFIEFKYYFNFNGIILEYHYGKTDINTLLYERIIIHDAIVLEYDRRNSNEKFFKTSLVGTENLIKDLSQIKISVVKYIKSNTVLEINDESEVLQAFFEFTDSMLQFKSLDYRIYQGYEVGSVDVIEYIAKNHTEDFNKFLCEAGFDCHLVSRLVRGKDSLFFEFNGSRIDFLTNASTGTTSLTLFYFWLKRLEEHKASLVFIDEFDAFYHYELSEFVVKQLKKLDCQIILTTHNTWLLNNDLMRPDCCFILKDGKIAPLSSLTDKELREAHNIEKMYRAKVFDNERENIICI; this is translated from the coding sequence ATGTTGACAAAGTTTTCTGTAAAGAATTTTAAAAATTTTAAAGATTGGCTCACTTTCGATTTTACCAATACAAAAAATTATGAATTTAATAAAGAATGTATACGGGGCGAAGTTATAAAAACAGCTCTTATTTACGGCATAAACGGCTGCGGAAAATCAAACCTGGGACTTGCCCTATTTGATATCATTTTCCACCTTACCGATATGGAAAAAGTTTGGAAAATATATGGTGATTATCGCAATGCGAAGGCTAAAAATGCTTTTATTGAGTTTAAATATTATTTTAATTTTAACGGAATAATTCTTGAATACCATTATGGAAAGACTGATATTAATACATTATTATATGAACGAATTATCATACATGATGCGATTGTTTTAGAATATGACAGAAGAAACAGCAATGAAAAGTTTTTTAAAACAAGCCTTGTCGGAACAGAAAACCTCATCAAAGATTTGTCTCAAATAAAAATATCTGTTGTAAAATACATTAAATCAAATACAGTTTTAGAAATAAATGACGAGTCGGAAGTATTGCAGGCATTTTTTGAATTTACAGATAGCATGTTACAATTTAAATCTCTTGACTATCGGATTTATCAAGGCTATGAGGTTGGATCTGTAGATGTAATAGAGTATATTGCAAAAAATCATACAGAAGATTTTAATAAATTTTTATGCGAGGCGGGGTTTGACTGTCATCTAGTTTCGCGACTTGTTAGAGGAAAAGATAGCTTGTTTTTTGAATTCAATGGCTCTCGTATTGATTTTTTAACCAATGCTTCAACAGGAACAACATCACTGACTCTTTTTTATTTTTGGCTAAAAAGACTGGAAGAACATAAAGCCTCTCTGGTATTTATAGATGAATTTGATGCTTTTTATCATTATGAATTATCAGAATTTGTGGTGAAGCAACTTAAAAAACTTGATTGTCAAATTATTTTAACTACTCATAATACATGGCTTTTAAACAATGATTTAATGCGCCCCGATTGTTGTTTTATTTTAAAAGACGGCAAAATTGCGCCACTTTCTTCTCTTACTGACAAAGAACTTAGAGAAGCACATAATATTGAAAAAATGTATCGTGCAAAGGTTTTTGATAATGAGCGAGAAAATATTATTTGTATTTGA
- a CDS encoding RloB domain-containing protein — protein sequence MSEKILFVFEGKKTEPQIFKNLNKEIFKNKFDLYLCYGSHIYSLYNKLKNDKYLDIVKLLREDHPEELKDIFSSSEVSAVYLFFDYDPQSFENADEIIPEMLEKFNNETEYGKLFISYPMVEAIKDCSSEWNICAYQCNITNPTKFTVIETRPKPF from the coding sequence ATGAGCGAGAAAATATTATTTGTATTTGAAGGAAAAAAAACAGAACCGCAAATATTTAAGAACTTAAATAAAGAAATATTTAAAAATAAGTTTGACTTATACCTGTGTTATGGATCGCATATATACAGCTTATATAACAAATTGAAAAACGATAAATATTTAGATATTGTTAAATTACTAAGAGAAGATCATCCCGAAGAATTAAAAGATATTTTTTCGTCATCTGAGGTTTCTGCGGTGTATTTATTCTTTGACTATGATCCACAATCATTTGAAAATGCTGATGAAATCATTCCTGAAATGCTGGAAAAATTTAACAATGAAACTGAATATGGCAAGCTTTTTATAAGCTATCCAATGGTAGAAGCCATAAAAGATTGCAGTTCTGAGTGGAACATTTGTGCCTATCAATGTAATATCACTAACCCCACAAAATTTACGGTAATAGAAACACGCCCAAAGCCCTTCTAA